CTTCATCCATTGTAAGTTCACCGAAATTTGGTACGACTATCGCTTTACCTACAGATATCTCGACGGTCATTTTATCTTTCTTAGCAATTTTTTCTTCAGCTTTTACACTTTGACTAATAACCTTGCCAACTTCTATCGTATTAGAATCTTTATCTTCAAGCGTTAATGCAATTTCATTCGTATCTGCCCATTGTTGTACTTCTTCTTTTGTACTCGCAGAAAAATCTGGGACACTAATATTCTTCTCAAATACTTCTTCACCTTTAGAGTAATAGACAGCAGCGCTATCCTTGCGACGATATGTTACTTCATCAATTTCGCTATCCTTAATAACAAGTTTAATAAATGAACCAGACTCGACTTTATCACTATATTCTGAAACCAACTTAAGGTTATCAGCTTGTTGCTCCTCTATCCAGAGCTCTGTATCGCTTTGGTTCATTTCAGAAAAGTCAGGTAAGGGAATAACTTCTTCAGGATCTGGTCCTAAACTACTAACTATCGAAAGCGTTTTCCCCTTTCGAATGTTTTTACCTTCTGATATACTTTGAGAAATTACTCGATTAGCTTCAAGATCTGCACTATATTCCTCTGTTAGTTCAATAGCTACATCATTCGTATTGGCCCATGCTCGTGCTTCAGAAACTGGTTTATCCCTAAAATTCTCCACTTCTGCATGAACTACATTATAGTAAGTAACACACATTACGATAAAAGCTAGAGTTGATCCAAGAATAATAAATAACAGCTTGCGGCGTTTTTTCTTCTGATAAGTCGGATCAAACTCTAATTCTTCTCCTACAATACTTCGACGACTACTAGTTGAAGAGAGCGGTTTTGTTTCTGGAATAACTTTCTCTTCTTCTTTTTCTATCACACTATCTTCTGGTTTTGCTATCGAATCTTTCGCTTCAGTTGATTTTCCTTCATCTTGTTCAATCAAAGTACCATCATATTTTTCTTTATTAAATTTTGATAAAA
The nucleotide sequence above comes from Paraliobacillus zengyii. Encoded proteins:
- a CDS encoding PASTA domain-containing protein yields the protein MSDFLSKFNKEKYDGTLIEQDEGKSTEAKDSIAKPEDSVIEKEEEKVIPETKPLSSTSSRRSIVGEELEFDPTYQKKKRRKLLFIILGSTLAFIVMCVTYYNVVHAEVENFRDKPVSEARAWANTNDVAIELTEEYSADLEANRVISQSISEGKNIRKGKTLSIVSSLGPDPEEVIPLPDFSEMNQSDTELWIEEQQADNLKLVSEYSDKVESGSFIKLVIKDSEIDEVTYRRKDSAAVYYSKGEEVFEKNISVPDFSASTKEEVQQWADTNEIALTLEDKDSNTIEVGKVISQSVKAEEKIAKKDKMTVEISVGKAIVVPNFGELTMDEAASYPGLTVTVKQKFQSKLSYGRLVSQSIEAGTKLTGEEAPAITVTYSEGRPFLADYRGVMEGDLPKLFYEDYQSKGAEIDYIVKYVESNEVKGTVVSMSKFNAFVSMDYTVEVRISNNASAASTSNPLEDDEEEFDQPIEPVTDEELPEQIEK